A part of Fusarium oxysporum Fo47 chromosome III, complete sequence genomic DNA contains:
- a CDS encoding RTA1 like protein-domain-containing protein — protein MPRTCHALEVTATKWDFFFALATFTHAVQAVRYRKPYCWTIAMSGLLQTLAYLFRILSIESPASLGPYAAWFVLILIAPIWNNAFVYMILGRMVWTLSKAGKVLGLSAWRVGYLSVVLDKIAAVVQIYGAATASDTNVGNEVILRGLHIYMAGIAIQQLFICIFSVIAICFHRDTSVVLPRNALLLLYCLYFAVILISTRIIFRLIEYSGGLNSSIPRHEAYQYCLDSLLMLIASCVLNIVHPGRVMPGKQGDLPNKAERKLHGITPEACSDRILLSNQVNENA, from the exons ATGCCTCGGACATGCCATG CACTCGAAGTCACTGCCACAAAGTGGGACTTCT TCTTCGCTTTAGCGACATTTACACACGCCGTTCAAGCCGTGAGATATCGCAAGCCGTATTGCTGGACAATTGCGATGAGCGGTTTGCTTCAGACCCTAGCATATCTCTTTCGAATTCTTAGCATCGAAAGTCCGGCAAGTCTAGGGCCTTATGCAGCATGGTTTGTTCTAATCCTG ATTGCGCCAATCTGGAACAACGCATTTGTATACATGATTCTAGGTCGCATGGTCTGGACCCTTTCAAAAGCTGGCAAGGTCTTAGGATTAAGCGCATGGAGGGTCGGGTATCTCTCCGTTGTTTTGGATAAAAT TGCGGCAGTGGTGCAAATCTACGGGGCAGCCACAGCCTCTGACACAAATGTAGGCAATGAGGTGATCTTGAGAG GATTGCATATTTACATGGCAGGCATTGCTATTCAGCAATTATTCATATGCATTTTCTCTGTAATCGCAATATGTTTCCACAGAGATACAAGCGTGGTCCTGCCAAGAAATGCCCTCCTGCTCCTTTACTGCTTATACTTTGCAGTCATTTTGATATCT ACCAGAATTATCTTTCGTCTTATCGAGTATTCTGGTGGTCTCAATAGTTCCATCCCTCGACACGAAGCTTACCAGTACTGTCTCGATTCTTTACTTATGCTGATCGCATCATGCGTACTCAATATTGTACACCCCGGTCGGGTCATGCCCGGAAAGCAAGGAGATCTTCCCAACAAAGCGGAGAGAAAACTGCACGGAATTACACCCGAAGCTTGTAGCGATCgtattcttctttccaacCAGGTAAACGAAAACGCATAG